From Bacteroidota bacterium, one genomic window encodes:
- a CDS encoding TM0106 family RecB-like putative nuclease gives MISNQQPLSASSIYSLFRPSKCDRRVYLDAHGVVGREKSEFEKLIEELGQRHERNHLATFPNHLDLSDGSLEERILKTHEAVSKGVQIIYQGVLRSHLAPGGVEVIGIPDFLIADGETYKIRECKLSRHADEDSHPEILRQVELYGWLFEETFHRKPSCLEVYLGDETLKKLEYTVGSKALETLSHIQRLSSQSEEPYSPVGWSKCSQCQYKDRCWDIAKASQDVATVYELDQSTALALRQSGVLSIGDLLNRFDEHSLSELKKPRGDKMVRVGGSAARILLQAGALRSTIRKSSLLPLHCPQSCQHGDVEALRSTSQFSELDKVYLWGTQVFGRKPGEFKPALATFGVDGDKEGWCTFLENSESIFKAYGDIPFLHYTHYETTKLHTYINRHGDPNKIAVRVLKNCVDLFKIIKEALVLPEHSYSLKALEKRAGFERTMDEFGGNWSIVQYVRAVETRDENQRKQIMNDILRYNQEDLQATWTVLEWLRKTYRL, from the coding sequence ATGATATCCAATCAACAGCCCCTTTCTGCATCGTCTATCTATTCGTTGTTCCGCCCCAGCAAGTGCGATCGGCGGGTTTACCTTGATGCACACGGAGTGGTGGGGCGAGAGAAGAGTGAATTCGAAAAACTCATCGAAGAGCTGGGCCAGCGGCATGAACGCAATCATCTTGCCACATTTCCGAACCATTTGGATCTTTCCGATGGCAGTCTCGAAGAACGGATTCTCAAAACACATGAAGCTGTGTCCAAAGGTGTTCAGATAATTTACCAGGGTGTGCTTCGCTCTCATCTCGCCCCGGGTGGAGTAGAAGTAATTGGCATTCCCGACTTTCTCATAGCTGATGGCGAGACCTATAAGATCCGTGAATGCAAACTATCTCGCCACGCGGATGAGGATAGTCACCCGGAGATTCTTCGACAAGTTGAGTTGTATGGGTGGCTCTTCGAAGAGACTTTTCACAGGAAGCCTTCATGTCTTGAGGTTTATCTTGGCGATGAAACACTGAAGAAACTTGAGTATACAGTAGGGAGCAAGGCACTCGAGACACTTTCCCACATTCAACGCCTCTCTTCTCAATCGGAGGAACCGTATTCTCCAGTGGGGTGGTCCAAGTGCAGTCAGTGTCAATACAAGGATCGATGCTGGGACATTGCGAAGGCTTCTCAGGATGTGGCTACCGTATATGAACTTGACCAAAGCACTGCTCTTGCACTCCGGCAATCAGGGGTGCTGAGTATAGGTGACCTGTTGAATCGCTTTGATGAACACTCTCTCAGCGAACTGAAGAAGCCACGCGGCGACAAAATGGTACGTGTAGGAGGATCAGCCGCGAGAATCCTCCTCCAGGCAGGAGCACTGAGAAGCACAATCAGGAAAAGCTCATTGCTCCCCTTGCATTGCCCCCAAAGCTGCCAACATGGTGATGTTGAGGCCTTGAGGTCTACCTCACAATTCAGCGAGCTAGACAAAGTGTATTTGTGGGGAACTCAGGTTTTTGGACGGAAGCCTGGAGAGTTCAAACCTGCTCTGGCAACGTTTGGTGTCGACGGCGACAAGGAAGGTTGGTGCACGTTTTTGGAAAACTCGGAGTCCATCTTCAAGGCATACGGAGACATCCCGTTCCTTCACTATACCCACTACGAAACCACTAAACTCCACACTTACATCAACCGCCACGGTGATCCGAACAAGATCGCAGTCAGAGTGCTGAAGAACTGTGTTGACCTCTTCAAGATCATAAAGGAGGCACTCGTTCTGCCGGAGCATAGCTACAGCCTGAAAGCTCTTGAGAAGAGAGCCGGATTCGAGCGGACGATGGATGAATTCGGAGGAAACTGGTCCATCGTTCAATATGTGCGAGCTGTAGAGACACGAGACGAGAACCAGCGAAAACAAATCATGAATGATATTCTAAGATATAACCAGGAAGATTTGCAGGCTACCTGGACGGTTCTGGAATGGCTCAGAAAGACATACCGCCTATGA
- a CDS encoding SIR2 family protein: protein MAEVNKFDVKREVDELRNQLALSRRIGFFLGAGASMSLGIPGIASLTTMIQGAMDAERKKVLEKIIGTLKTADGKAEPNVEDILNQVRLIRQLTKDSKDRKYEEICGQEAKDIDSAICGKIYEIILAKEKGADLQFTEKLMVWLNWLNKNHTKEIFTTNYDLIFERSLENLQIPYFDGFVGGNEPFFMAETVEPENKLVFPPIAWLRLWKLHGSLGWFWKVGKDGYSNRVVRMGMMTRPSEGFGELVIYPSKDKYESSRKQPFIAYFDRMKTYLLEEECQFIVSGYSFSDDHVNAILFNGLKENNRLHISAFVYNDDRVDHLLKLVGPFPNLSVYGPTKALIGAESGEWHTPSADSDLKDYWDEAGKKMTICGFKELVQFLVTSSGRTEKVEKEIRTRHAD from the coding sequence ATGGCAGAAGTGAATAAGTTTGATGTGAAACGGGAGGTCGACGAATTGAGAAACCAACTAGCCCTCTCGCGGAGGATTGGTTTTTTCTTGGGTGCCGGGGCTTCGATGTCACTCGGCATCCCTGGAATTGCATCGCTAACAACGATGATTCAGGGTGCAATGGATGCTGAACGCAAGAAGGTGTTGGAGAAGATCATTGGCACTCTGAAGACAGCAGACGGAAAAGCTGAGCCGAACGTTGAGGATATCCTCAATCAGGTGCGGCTGATCAGGCAACTCACAAAAGACTCAAAAGACCGGAAATACGAGGAGATTTGTGGGCAAGAGGCTAAGGACATTGATAGTGCAATTTGCGGCAAGATCTACGAGATCATTCTGGCAAAAGAAAAAGGAGCCGACCTTCAATTCACGGAAAAGCTAATGGTATGGCTCAACTGGTTGAACAAAAACCATACGAAAGAGATTTTCACAACGAACTACGATCTGATCTTTGAGAGATCACTTGAGAATCTTCAAATCCCATATTTCGACGGGTTCGTTGGCGGAAATGAACCGTTCTTCATGGCAGAAACCGTTGAACCTGAAAACAAACTTGTATTTCCTCCGATAGCCTGGTTGAGGTTGTGGAAGTTGCATGGATCCTTAGGATGGTTCTGGAAGGTAGGGAAGGATGGTTATTCCAACCGCGTGGTGAGAATGGGTATGATGACGAGGCCTAGTGAGGGTTTTGGAGAACTGGTGATCTATCCATCCAAAGACAAGTACGAGTCGTCAAGAAAGCAACCCTTCATTGCCTACTTTGACAGAATGAAGACCTACTTACTAGAAGAGGAGTGTCAGTTCATAGTTAGTGGATATTCTTTCTCGGATGACCATGTGAATGCTATCTTATTCAATGGCTTGAAGGAAAACAATCGGCTTCACATCAGTGCTTTTGTATACAACGACGATCGCGTGGACCATCTACTGAAACTTGTAGGGCCGTTCCCCAACCTTTCCGTGTATGGGCCAACAAAAGCACTCATCGGTGCTGAGAGTGGCGAATGGCATACTCCGTCAGCCGACTCAGACCTCAAGGACTATTGGGACGAAGCTGGTAAGAAGATGACAATCTGTGGATTCAAAGAACTAGTTCAATTTCTGGTTACTAGCTCTGGAAGAACCGAAAAAGTGGAAAAAGAGATTAGGACGCGACATGCAGATTGA
- a CDS encoding ATP-binding protein, translated as MQIDPTYLGTVINVSSNAVEVEISTEIPSTAPIISGRVHRIGQLGTLVKLPIGHLTLYGIVSSVSNSPVSAGPVIVGPDTGRRFIQVQLLGEQLGGEKFIKGVGTYPTINDEVHLVTENDLKLVYGGWEDGYVEIGKHSSSSHLPVFVDLKNLVLRHTAVLGSTGSGKSNATAGLVKSILRDYRGSRIILVDPHGEYATAFSDSANVFRIDDEENPLYIPFWAMTFDELAFFLVGRKPGEEKPEDKRLREQILDLKKANASKLTAGVVDQNLITSDSPVPFDIRQMWYTFDREVNATYNNASQQDQTTEALREEGNALELKRATFEPYSIGAAAPFKSKNQTMYPYIGKIYSRLRDSRFDFMFHPGDYYDGTKQDIDSLLKGWIDSERRLTILDLSGVPFELIDISVGLITRMVFDSMYWGRYEAYTGKGRPLLMVFEEAHSYLPKTESASHVSGFARKAVEKVFKEGRKFGVGAMIVSQRPSEVSDTILSQVGTFVALRLTNSTDKAQVQAASPNNLTSLMELLPSLRIGEAIVVGEGIQIPTRVRIALVTPRPDSNDPDVVGSWKKNFEQKEDHYKRIVTDWREQKKPTRNK; from the coding sequence ATGCAGATTGATCCCACATATCTTGGAACAGTCATTAACGTCAGCAGCAACGCTGTTGAGGTTGAGATCTCCACTGAGATTCCATCTACGGCTCCGATCATCTCAGGACGAGTCCATCGAATAGGACAACTTGGGACTCTAGTTAAACTCCCTATTGGCCATTTGACATTGTATGGGATAGTCAGCTCGGTCAGCAACTCACCAGTCTCGGCCGGACCCGTTATCGTTGGCCCGGACACAGGTCGACGATTCATTCAAGTTCAACTCCTTGGAGAACAACTTGGGGGAGAGAAGTTCATCAAGGGTGTGGGAACGTATCCTACGATAAACGACGAAGTACACTTAGTCACTGAAAACGATCTCAAGCTGGTGTACGGCGGCTGGGAAGACGGTTATGTTGAGATCGGCAAACACTCTTCTTCTTCCCATCTACCCGTTTTTGTCGACTTGAAGAATCTCGTTCTTCGGCACACAGCAGTGCTTGGTTCGACTGGCAGTGGGAAATCTAACGCTACCGCTGGCCTTGTGAAATCAATCCTCAGAGACTATAGAGGATCCAGAATAATTCTCGTTGACCCCCACGGCGAATATGCCACAGCCTTCAGCGATAGTGCAAACGTTTTTCGTATTGATGATGAAGAGAATCCACTATACATTCCCTTTTGGGCAATGACTTTCGATGAGCTCGCGTTCTTTTTAGTTGGGCGTAAGCCCGGTGAAGAAAAACCGGAGGACAAGAGACTACGCGAACAAATTCTTGACCTTAAAAAGGCCAACGCGTCGAAGCTAACGGCAGGGGTTGTTGACCAAAACCTAATCACATCTGATTCTCCTGTCCCGTTTGACATCAGGCAAATGTGGTACACGTTTGACCGTGAAGTAAACGCCACATACAACAATGCCAGTCAACAAGATCAGACAACAGAAGCACTGAGAGAAGAAGGGAATGCATTAGAGTTAAAGCGAGCGACGTTTGAGCCATATTCCATTGGTGCAGCGGCTCCATTCAAGTCCAAGAATCAGACTATGTATCCGTACATAGGCAAGATCTACTCTCGACTTCGAGATTCACGGTTTGATTTTATGTTTCACCCTGGCGATTATTATGATGGCACGAAACAGGACATTGATTCTCTACTAAAGGGATGGATCGACAGTGAAAGACGACTGACGATTCTCGACTTGAGTGGTGTGCCTTTTGAACTCATCGACATCTCAGTTGGACTGATAACAAGGATGGTCTTTGATAGTATGTACTGGGGAAGATATGAAGCATATACTGGTAAAGGAAGGCCCCTGCTCATGGTGTTCGAGGAGGCTCATTCCTATTTGCCAAAGACAGAATCTGCTTCTCATGTCTCCGGCTTTGCAAGAAAAGCTGTGGAGAAGGTCTTCAAAGAGGGACGGAAGTTCGGTGTCGGAGCTATGATCGTTAGCCAACGACCGTCTGAAGTGTCTGATACTATTCTATCACAAGTTGGAACATTTGTCGCTCTTAGGCTCACTAACAGTACAGACAAAGCTCAGGTTCAGGCCGCTTCTCCGAACAACTTAACAAGTTTGATGGAGCTCTTGCCCTCCTTGAGGATTGGTGAAGCAATTGTAGTGGGAGAAGGAATTCAAATACCTACTCGAGTGAGAATCGCCTTGGTTACTCCGAGGCCGGATAGCAACGATCCGGATGTCGTTGGCAGTTGGAAGAAAAACTTTGAGCAGAAGGAAGACCATTACAAGCGGATAGTTACCGACTGGAGAGAGCAGAAAAAACCAACAAGGAACAAATGA
- a CDS encoding KTSC domain-containing protein, translating to MERIGVDSSHISAVGYDSDNGTLEIQFKNGTVYQYFDVPSYEYDGLMAAESKGEYANQNIYKRYRFNRIA from the coding sequence ATGGAACGCATTGGCGTTGATTCATCACATATTTCGGCCGTTGGATATGACTCGGACAATGGAACTCTCGAGATACAGTTCAAGAATGGCACAGTCTATCAATATTTCGACGTTCCCTCTTACGAGTACGATGGTCTCATGGCGGCTGAATCCAAGGGTGAGTACGCAAATCAGAACATATACAAACGATACCGATTCAACCGCATCGCCTGA
- a CDS encoding DNA repair exonuclease: MIFLHTADLQIGMTASSVGKLAKQLQEARVESLRTILRLGLEKQVNFVVIAGDMFETNQVSKKYIHRVARVLEEARPLRVFILPGNHDYFGPNSVYQTEEFSKLSQHITIFRERKPSVVPDLDLTLYPSPCFETRSNESPAKWVSKQPGTKYHVAILHGSIPSVIGRTSEEDEYFPMSADELKNLGMDYIALGHWHSLYPDPTTTPDSPFYYSGTPEPTGFGERMSGHAILVELSEKGRQVTAFPTAQHGYVDVDIEVKTVQDIEAVRTKLAGLRKPEMILLRLQPKGVVSIAVREALDTLVADFQSRVAYIRCEDKGLMLEPDETDLNQFTRSGIAATSFSLLKKERDQASPSDRPKYERAIALAYKAFKGTLD; encoded by the coding sequence ATGATATTCCTCCACACCGCCGATCTCCAAATCGGCATGACCGCTTCGAGTGTAGGCAAGCTCGCCAAACAACTCCAGGAAGCCCGGGTTGAATCACTCCGGACAATTCTGCGTCTTGGCTTGGAGAAACAAGTCAACTTCGTGGTGATCGCCGGTGATATGTTTGAGACCAACCAGGTCTCAAAGAAGTACATCCATCGAGTTGCCCGTGTTCTCGAAGAGGCAAGGCCGTTGCGGGTTTTCATCTTGCCTGGCAATCACGATTACTTTGGTCCGAACTCTGTGTATCAAACTGAGGAGTTCTCAAAGCTAAGTCAGCACATCACCATTTTCAGGGAACGCAAACCCTCCGTTGTTCCAGACCTTGACCTCACGTTGTATCCAAGTCCATGCTTCGAAACACGCTCCAACGAATCGCCGGCAAAATGGGTCAGCAAACAACCGGGTACAAAGTATCATGTCGCTATCCTGCATGGCTCGATTCCATCAGTCATCGGTCGCACCTCTGAAGAAGACGAGTACTTCCCGATGTCGGCCGATGAGTTGAAGAATCTCGGGATGGACTACATCGCCCTCGGCCATTGGCATTCGCTTTATCCTGATCCCACAACAACCCCTGATTCTCCATTCTACTATTCGGGAACGCCTGAGCCAACTGGGTTTGGCGAGCGGATGAGTGGGCATGCTATCCTCGTGGAGTTGTCGGAAAAAGGGAGACAGGTCACGGCCTTTCCAACGGCACAACACGGGTATGTCGATGTTGACATCGAAGTGAAAACCGTTCAAGACATCGAAGCTGTCAGAACAAAGTTGGCCGGGCTGCGAAAGCCAGAGATGATACTTTTGAGGTTGCAACCTAAAGGAGTTGTCTCGATTGCAGTCCGGGAAGCCCTCGATACATTGGTTGCCGATTTTCAATCCAGAGTGGCGTACATTCGCTGCGAGGACAAAGGCCTGATGCTTGAACCCGACGAGACAGACCTGAATCAATTCACCAGGAGTGGTATTGCGGCAACCTCCTTCTCTCTTTTGAAGAAGGAGCGAGACCAGGCATCGCCTTCTGATCGACCAAAGTACGAGCGTGCAATTGCCCTTGCCTACAAGGCCTTCAAAGGAACTCTTGACTGA
- a CDS encoding AAA family ATPase, with amino-acid sequence MYLKSVSIRNFKTILNLDIDFSEGLNVIFGLNEAGKSTFLEALTAVFFINADSASRDVGKFRPWGTEADPYVEVKFLAGGNEYKLEKEFLGSRRARLSCSAIRLDSTNKDKINEELAKLLPLGVGSEDAHKRTFWIAQRELEDTIELLHAEADIRTALQSTIMKADGDIEAIKTSIEVRRKAIGVGWGRPATYPGPLELSRREAERLEAEAKELRTRLTSLDTDIQRHKHLTVQASTLENEIKEDGDVLAAIEKYNAARKLKESTDAALDTIQEEIDSHQHDEARLLALRKTIADLVERQGILDRLLTKAQSAEEVNRLRSQLQEDDALLETITNLETKIGLLQQKQAAEQLVPKADVDNARALEKSIATKQAELRAAQLSVEAKGLRDVQLNIAEDTAPEHTEALKKDETKEFRANERISLTLPDAIQLMITSGVTSAVTLHKELQESESSLNDLLTRHTAVSATQLAEKHEAQRKLQSDVNALQTEKRGALRGRTKEDVQNSVTSLRKEVQEKGAQDRGSTSREPVDDLRRQRDQVVVDVAAARAEVVQLDSNAKRFIERHGSVEAAHQKRKEIAREASKAEAAFEETPKMELSDDQVFLKKQRLEKNKASLDKARADLLRLSGALQATSVSSDAVRLKEAELQETRAAYQTNLLEYEAYQILEKTLEKAEIEVSRHLSEPIKNILSVTLPRLTSGRYSQVNLDDTLEVQSIRYNALDVDPADLSTGAKGQLALALRLALVDHLSGKERQMIVLDDALVNFDGDRLAEAKRLFVEVAARHQILYLTCHSETADIPGSVLHHL; translated from the coding sequence ATGTATCTGAAGAGCGTCTCCATAAGGAACTTCAAGACTATCCTGAACCTGGACATTGACTTCAGTGAAGGGCTGAATGTGATCTTTGGGTTAAATGAAGCGGGCAAGTCAACGTTTCTCGAAGCGCTGACTGCTGTCTTCTTTATAAATGCGGACTCTGCCAGCCGTGATGTTGGCAAATTCCGGCCATGGGGAACAGAGGCTGACCCTTATGTCGAAGTCAAGTTTCTTGCAGGTGGAAACGAATACAAACTTGAGAAGGAATTCCTGGGTTCACGTCGTGCCCGACTATCCTGTTCTGCAATCCGTCTCGACTCGACCAACAAAGATAAGATCAATGAAGAACTGGCGAAGCTTCTTCCTCTTGGAGTAGGGAGCGAGGATGCACACAAGCGGACATTCTGGATTGCCCAACGAGAACTGGAAGACACGATAGAGTTGCTTCATGCAGAAGCTGATATCCGTACGGCCCTGCAAAGTACGATCATGAAAGCCGATGGGGATATCGAAGCGATCAAAACTTCCATTGAAGTAAGAAGGAAAGCAATTGGAGTTGGATGGGGACGTCCTGCGACATATCCTGGTCCTCTTGAGCTTTCCCGAAGGGAGGCTGAGCGACTTGAAGCAGAGGCAAAAGAACTGAGAACCAGACTCACCTCGCTCGATACTGACATCCAGCGGCACAAGCATCTCACGGTGCAAGCGTCCACATTGGAAAACGAAATCAAAGAGGATGGGGATGTTCTCGCTGCAATCGAGAAGTACAACGCCGCAAGAAAACTGAAGGAATCCACTGATGCAGCTCTTGATACGATTCAGGAAGAGATCGATTCCCACCAACACGACGAAGCCAGACTATTGGCCCTGCGGAAGACGATTGCCGACCTGGTAGAGCGACAAGGAATACTCGATAGGCTGCTGACAAAAGCTCAATCGGCTGAAGAAGTGAATCGTCTGAGATCTCAATTGCAGGAAGACGATGCGCTTCTTGAAACCATCACCAACCTGGAAACAAAGATTGGTTTGTTGCAGCAAAAACAAGCAGCCGAGCAGCTGGTCCCGAAGGCTGATGTTGATAATGCCCGTGCCCTTGAAAAGTCGATCGCAACCAAGCAAGCGGAACTCAGAGCGGCACAGCTTTCTGTGGAGGCAAAGGGCCTTCGGGACGTGCAGCTCAACATCGCTGAGGACACGGCGCCCGAGCATACAGAGGCACTCAAAAAGGATGAGACCAAAGAATTCCGGGCAAATGAGAGAATAAGTCTAACCCTTCCGGATGCAATACAATTGATGATCACCTCCGGCGTGACAAGTGCTGTAACCCTTCATAAAGAATTGCAGGAATCAGAAAGCTCATTGAACGATCTCCTCACCCGACATACAGCAGTGTCCGCAACGCAGCTTGCTGAAAAACATGAGGCGCAACGAAAGCTTCAATCCGACGTGAATGCCCTTCAGACTGAAAAGCGTGGAGCTCTTCGAGGCAGAACAAAGGAGGACGTCCAGAACTCAGTGACCTCTCTGAGAAAGGAAGTTCAAGAGAAAGGTGCACAGGATCGAGGCTCTACATCCCGTGAGCCCGTTGATGATCTTCGTCGTCAAAGGGACCAGGTTGTTGTGGATGTTGCAGCGGCGCGTGCGGAGGTCGTTCAGCTTGACTCAAATGCAAAGAGATTCATCGAACGGCATGGCTCTGTGGAAGCCGCCCACCAAAAGAGAAAAGAGATTGCCCGTGAAGCAAGCAAGGCAGAGGCTGCTTTTGAGGAGACGCCGAAAATGGAGTTATCCGACGACCAAGTATTCTTGAAAAAACAGCGACTCGAAAAGAACAAAGCATCTCTTGATAAAGCGAGAGCAGACTTGCTCAGACTCTCCGGGGCTTTGCAGGCGACCTCAGTCTCGTCAGACGCAGTGCGTCTTAAGGAAGCAGAACTGCAAGAGACGAGAGCCGCGTACCAAACCAACCTGCTTGAATATGAAGCATATCAAATTCTCGAGAAGACTCTTGAGAAAGCGGAGATCGAGGTTTCCCGGCACCTGAGCGAGCCCATAAAAAACATTCTGTCAGTGACGCTCCCACGTCTAACGTCGGGTCGATATTCACAGGTGAACTTGGATGACACGCTTGAGGTCCAATCCATCAGGTACAACGCCCTCGACGTTGATCCGGCTGATCTTAGCACAGGAGCAAAAGGCCAGCTCGCGCTCGCGCTAAGACTCGCATTGGTTGATCATCTCTCAGGCAAAGAACGACAAATGATCGTGCTCGACGATGCGTTGGTGAACTTCGATGGTGATCGTCTTGCGGAGGCAAAGCGGCTGTTTGTGGAGGTCGCGGCCCGTCATCAGATCCTTTATCTTACCTGTCATTCTGAGACTGCAGATATACCCGGGTCAGTTCTCCACCATCTCTGA
- a CDS encoding type IV toxin-antitoxin system AbiEi family antitoxin domain-containing protein: MDKLVKFFESHQGYARMADMKAAGIHTREIARALSDGAIDKVKPGLYKLTQYKWDSRSTLVDVCHANKAAVICLSSALEFHTLTTLNPSEITVAVPHNTDRFMLRYPPIRVFYFPDTFYTPGIEKINAKAGTIRIYNREKTICDMFRYRNKLGLDLALEALRAYLKLKEANIKKLGEYAAICHVKTVMIPYMKAIAG; the protein is encoded by the coding sequence ATGGACAAGCTAGTTAAGTTCTTTGAGAGCCATCAGGGCTATGCCCGAATGGCGGATATGAAAGCAGCAGGGATCCATACCCGTGAGATTGCACGCGCGCTCTCGGATGGGGCCATCGACAAAGTAAAGCCCGGCCTGTATAAGCTGACACAGTACAAGTGGGACTCACGGAGTACACTTGTTGATGTCTGCCACGCAAACAAAGCGGCTGTCATCTGTCTCTCATCCGCCCTGGAATTTCACACCCTCACGACGCTGAACCCATCCGAAATAACAGTGGCCGTACCTCACAACACAGATCGTTTCATGCTTCGCTATCCACCTATTCGTGTGTTCTATTTTCCGGACACTTTCTATACACCCGGAATAGAGAAGATCAATGCAAAAGCCGGCACAATCAGAATCTACAATCGCGAAAAAACCATCTGCGATATGTTCCGCTACAGAAACAAACTTGGCCTTGATCTTGCGCTTGAAGCACTGCGGGCATATCTCAAGCTCAAGGAAGCCAACATCAAAAAACTGGGAGAGTATGCGGCGATCTGTCATGTGAAGACGGTGATGATCCCCTATATGAAAGCAATTGCCGGGTGA
- a CDS encoding nucleotidyl transferase AbiEii/AbiGii toxin family protein, whose translation MKKTEEGARGKEIKNLGASVKARLLNIAKQTNRDFNAVLLQYFQERFLYRLSISPYRSTFILKGALLLLAHQMSRLRPTRDIDFLGQGMSNDPESVQKIVREIARIESNDAVGFNADTVSVERITDDAEYNGVRVKLEATLDGARNVIQLDVGFGDKIVAGPIQMDFPVLLDMPTPTLQVYSIESSIAEKFQALVKLNIISSRMKDIYDILFHAWVGSFRLNVLTEALRTTFSQRETVIEDRSAVFSEEFKNDKEKQRQWSAFLLRNRLDSFEHFPEAVNRLEGFLEPACDLQVKLGEAIWDSKLWKWKKSDDINLR comes from the coding sequence GTGAAGAAGACCGAAGAGGGAGCGAGGGGCAAAGAGATCAAGAATCTTGGAGCTTCAGTCAAAGCCCGGCTCCTGAACATTGCTAAACAGACAAACCGTGATTTCAATGCTGTGCTGCTGCAGTACTTTCAGGAACGGTTCCTCTACCGACTGTCCATCTCTCCGTACAGATCTACGTTCATACTCAAAGGTGCACTGTTGCTGCTCGCGCATCAAATGTCACGTCTCCGCCCCACCAGGGATATTGACTTCCTCGGGCAGGGAATGTCGAATGATCCCGAGAGTGTTCAGAAGATTGTCCGGGAGATAGCACGTATTGAATCAAACGATGCTGTGGGATTTAACGCAGATACCGTGAGCGTCGAGCGAATAACCGACGATGCAGAGTACAATGGTGTGCGGGTAAAACTTGAAGCAACACTGGATGGTGCGCGAAACGTCATCCAACTTGATGTTGGTTTCGGAGACAAGATCGTTGCAGGTCCAATCCAGATGGATTTTCCGGTGTTACTGGACATGCCAACGCCAACCCTTCAGGTGTATTCGATTGAATCCTCCATAGCCGAGAAATTTCAGGCGCTCGTAAAGCTGAACATCATTTCCAGTCGCATGAAAGACATCTATGATATTCTCTTTCATGCGTGGGTGGGGTCGTTCAGACTCAATGTTCTGACGGAAGCCCTGAGAACGACATTTTCGCAAAGAGAAACCGTTATAGAAGACAGGTCGGCAGTCTTTAGCGAAGAATTCAAGAATGACAAGGAAAAGCAAAGACAATGGAGTGCCTTTCTCCTCAGAAACCGCCTTGATTCATTTGAACACTTTCCTGAAGCCGTCAATCGGCTCGAGGGATTCCTTGAGCCTGCTTGTGATCTTCAAGTAAAGCTTGGCGAGGCCATTTGGGACAGCAAATTGTGGAAGTGGAAAAAGTCTGATGACATCAACCTGAGATGA
- a CDS encoding helix-turn-helix transcriptional regulator: protein MFHRNITQEDLAARAHTYPSQISRIECGSYHGLTILSLKAVADALGTHIADLTNPQTGHSVDDLELQRLFTRVQMLNDEEKQLIAGTLRAVLDNMPGHQKPVTSKDQLLLFAKSQPN from the coding sequence ATGTTTCACCGCAACATCACGCAGGAGGACCTCGCCGCGCGGGCACATACCTACCCGTCGCAGATTTCCCGCATTGAGTGCGGCTCGTATCATGGATTGACCATCCTCTCCCTCAAAGCCGTTGCCGATGCACTCGGAACGCACATTGCCGACCTCACGAATCCGCAAACCGGACACTCAGTCGATGACCTTGAACTCCAACGACTCTTTACCCGTGTACAAATGCTGAACGACGAAGAAAAGCAACTCATCGCCGGGACACTTCGTGCAGTACTGGACAATATGCCCGGTCATCAGAAGCCTGTCACGTCAAAAGATCAGTTGCTCTTATTCGCCAAATCACAACCGAACTGA